A stretch of Desulfurivibrio alkaliphilus AHT 2 DNA encodes these proteins:
- a CDS encoding glutamate synthase-related protein → MESAQRLDHNSELTLLEFPFIIRWREDRCSRCGRCTAVCPTRAIEASVMARRLVDSEGSTPLPRTIRRVSQVIRQVNDIDRHCVGCGTCSLVCPNMAIMPEYNPNHKFLFHKNRGGVPYARGGRRNDPATSTLDKLKFTRISMLTDPSLDAGRHEFHIRTLMGRILPAEQLPIQRDGELLQLAPGGFIPPVREIFPIRIGGMSIGALSPPMWEGLAMGVAYLNEVENIPVVMCSGEGGLPPRLLKSRYLKYFIPQIASGYFGWDEIIHALPEMIEEPAAIEIKYGQGAKPGDGGLLMAYKVLKLIAKIRGVPMYVDLASPPTHQTKYSIEEAVAKMIQSVSMAWGFRVPVYPKISGTKTALAVLNNLARNPYAAALTIDGEDGATGAAYNVSMDKMGHPIASNLRDCYLELVKSGKQNELPLFAAGGVGKEANLAANAASLILLGASGVDIGKYIMQAAAECYGDERNRCNLCNLGRCPRGITTQDPRLYRRLDADRVAERVVDVFKTAEVELKKIFAPMGRSTQLPIGMSDGLGVGDQAIADRLSISYVC, encoded by the coding sequence ATGGAATCAGCTCAACGGCTCGATCACAACTCCGAACTGACCCTGCTGGAGTTTCCCTTTATTATCCGCTGGCGCGAGGATCGCTGCAGCCGCTGCGGCCGCTGCACCGCGGTCTGCCCTACCCGGGCCATCGAGGCCTCGGTGATGGCCCGGCGTTTGGTCGATTCCGAAGGCTCTACCCCGCTGCCCCGCACCATCCGGCGGGTCAGCCAGGTGATCCGCCAGGTCAACGATATCGACCGCCATTGCGTGGGGTGCGGCACCTGCAGCCTGGTCTGCCCCAACATGGCCATCATGCCGGAGTACAACCCCAACCACAAATTTCTCTTTCACAAAAACCGGGGCGGCGTTCCTTACGCCCGGGGCGGGCGGCGCAACGATCCGGCCACCTCCACCCTGGACAAGCTGAAATTCACCCGGATCTCCATGCTCACCGACCCGTCGCTGGATGCCGGCCGGCACGAATTTCACATCCGCACCCTGATGGGCCGCATCCTGCCCGCCGAACAGCTTCCCATACAGCGCGACGGCGAGTTGCTGCAGCTTGCCCCCGGCGGTTTCATCCCGCCGGTGCGGGAAATCTTTCCCATTCGCATCGGCGGCATGTCCATCGGCGCGCTCTCCCCGCCCATGTGGGAAGGGCTGGCCATGGGGGTAGCCTATCTGAACGAAGTGGAAAATATCCCGGTGGTGATGTGCTCCGGCGAAGGGGGCCTGCCGCCCAGGCTGCTCAAGTCCCGCTACCTGAAATATTTTATTCCCCAGATCGCCTCGGGCTACTTCGGCTGGGACGAGATTATCCACGCCCTGCCGGAGATGATCGAAGAGCCGGCGGCCATCGAGATCAAGTACGGCCAGGGGGCCAAGCCGGGCGATGGCGGCCTGCTGATGGCCTACAAGGTGCTCAAGTTGATCGCCAAGATCCGCGGGGTGCCCATGTACGTCGATCTGGCCTCGCCGCCGACCCATCAAACCAAGTACTCCATTGAGGAGGCGGTGGCCAAGATGATCCAGTCGGTGAGCATGGCCTGGGGCTTTAGGGTGCCGGTCTACCCGAAAATCTCCGGCACCAAGACGGCCCTGGCGGTGCTCAACAACCTGGCCCGCAACCCTTACGCGGCGGCGCTGACCATCGACGGCGAGGACGGCGCCACCGGCGCGGCCTACAACGTGTCGATGGACAAGATGGGCCACCCCATTGCCAGTAACCTGCGGGATTGCTATCTGGAGCTGGTTAAATCCGGTAAGCAGAACGAGTTGCCGCTCTTTGCCGCCGGCGGGGTGGGCAAGGAGGCCAATCTGGCGGCCAACGCCGCCTCCCTGATCCTGCTGGGCGCCTCCGGGGTGGATATCGGCAAGTACATCATGCAGGCGGCGGCGGAGTGTTACGGCGATGAACGCAACCGCTGCAACCTCTGCAACCTGGGCCGCTGCCCCCGCGGCATCACCACCCAGGACCCCCGCCTGTACCGGCGGCTGGACGCCGACCGGGTGGCCGAACGGGTGGTGGACGTGTTCAAGACAGCGGAGGTGGAGCTGAAAAAGATCTTCGCCCCCATGGGGCGCAGCACCCAGTTGCCCATCGGCATGTCCGACGGCCTGGGGGTAGGCGACCAGGCCATCGCCGATCGTTTATCAATCAGCTACGTCTGCTAG